A window of Pedococcus aerophilus contains these coding sequences:
- the secD gene encoding protein translocase subunit SecD: MAINPYHRKPLKVLSALAAITIGLYGLLFAAATWGEAQFSPKLGLDLAGGTQLILAPRLVGNTQPTTEQLNQARDIIVQRVDSNGVAGAEVTTSGGRNIVVSMPGTPPKATEDAIRRSSQMQFRPVLAAAPGTNVPVPTGTGTATGTATGTATGTATGTATTKPAATATGAATTAKSGLPGAFVKSTTAPQPSATTGATPTTGATGSTTGPVDASDLAQITPELTTAFQDLDCAKPGVLDGIVDDPDKPLVTCSDTGDEKYILGKVEVRGDQIKDAVAGYQPLPNGQPSSTVEIRLSFNGSGTTAFGNVTKRLVNLEDPRNRFAVTLDSQVLTAPTAQAAILDGQASITGQFTIDTARDLANQLKFGALPLSFDLQTRDQISPTLGGEQLRMGLVAGIIGFALVFLYSLAQYRALGLVTVASIIIAALLTYVAIALLGWSQNFRLDMAGVTGLIVAIGVTADSFIVYFERIRDEVREGRPLRAAVDTGWRRARRTILAADGVNFLAAFVLYLLASSNVRGFAFTLGLTTLIDLLVVVMFTHPVVALLANTKFFGGGHRWSGLDPQRLGVKATKPRYAGRGRIAMPAMNKTASATSDGTAL; this comes from the coding sequence GTGGCAATCAACCCGTACCACCGCAAGCCGCTGAAGGTCCTGTCGGCGCTGGCGGCGATCACGATCGGCCTCTACGGCCTGCTCTTCGCCGCCGCGACCTGGGGTGAGGCGCAGTTCTCGCCCAAGCTCGGCCTCGACCTCGCCGGCGGCACGCAGCTGATCCTGGCCCCGCGCCTCGTCGGCAACACCCAGCCGACCACCGAGCAGCTCAACCAGGCTCGCGACATCATCGTGCAGCGCGTCGACTCCAACGGTGTCGCCGGCGCCGAGGTCACCACCAGCGGTGGCCGCAACATCGTGGTGAGCATGCCGGGCACCCCGCCCAAGGCCACCGAGGACGCCATCCGCCGTTCCTCGCAGATGCAGTTCCGCCCGGTCCTGGCAGCCGCCCCCGGCACCAACGTCCCGGTCCCGACCGGAACCGGTACCGCGACGGGCACCGCCACCGGCACGGCGACGGGGACCGCCACCGGCACGGCCACGACCAAGCCGGCCGCCACGGCCACGGGCGCCGCGACCACCGCCAAGAGCGGACTCCCGGGCGCCTTCGTCAAGAGCACGACCGCGCCGCAGCCGAGCGCGACGACCGGTGCAACGCCGACGACCGGGGCCACGGGCAGCACCACAGGCCCGGTGGACGCCAGCGACCTGGCGCAGATCACCCCTGAGCTCACCACCGCGTTCCAGGACCTCGACTGCGCCAAGCCCGGCGTGCTCGACGGCATCGTCGACGACCCGGACAAGCCGCTCGTCACCTGCTCCGACACCGGTGACGAGAAGTACATCCTCGGCAAGGTCGAGGTCCGCGGCGACCAGATCAAGGACGCCGTCGCCGGCTACCAGCCGCTGCCCAACGGCCAGCCGTCGAGCACCGTGGAGATCCGGCTGTCGTTCAACGGCAGCGGCACCACCGCCTTCGGCAACGTCACCAAGCGCCTCGTCAACCTCGAGGACCCGCGCAACCGCTTCGCCGTGACCCTGGACTCCCAGGTGCTCACCGCCCCGACGGCGCAGGCCGCCATCCTCGACGGGCAGGCCAGCATCACCGGCCAGTTCACCATCGACACGGCTCGCGACCTGGCCAACCAGCTCAAGTTCGGTGCGCTGCCCCTGTCCTTCGACCTGCAGACCCGCGACCAGATCAGCCCGACCCTCGGTGGCGAGCAGCTGCGGATGGGACTCGTCGCCGGCATCATCGGCTTCGCACTGGTGTTCCTCTACTCCTTGGCGCAGTACCGCGCGCTGGGCCTGGTCACGGTGGCGTCGATCATCATCGCGGCGCTGCTCACCTACGTGGCCATCGCGCTGCTGGGGTGGTCGCAGAACTTCCGGCTCGACATGGCCGGTGTCACCGGCCTCATCGTGGCCATCGGTGTCACCGCGGACTCCTTCATCGTCTACTTCGAACGCATCCGGGACGAGGTCCGCGAGGGCCGCCCGCTGCGCGCCGCCGTCGACACCGGGTGGCGCCGAGCACGACGCACCATCCTCGCGGCCGACGGCGTCAACTTCCTCGCCGCCTTCGTCCTCTACCTGCTGGCGTCGTCCAACGTGCGCGGGTTCGCGTTCACCCTCGGGCTCACCACGCTCATCGACCTCCTCGTCGTGGTCATGTTCACCCACCCGGTCGTGGCCCTGCTCGCGAACACGAAGTTCTTCGGCGGCGGCCACCGCTGGTCCGGCCTGGATCCCCAGCGCCTGGGCGTCAAGGCCACCAAGCCCCGGTACGCCGGACGAGGACGGATCGCGATGCCCGCCATGAACAAGACCGCTTCGGCCACGAGCGACGGGACCGCGCTGTGA
- the yajC gene encoding preprotein translocase subunit YajC, translating into MSNGGSPIASLLIFALPVLLIIFMVFSQRRRQREVQSLQAGLAVGDEVCTTSGLFGTVRSLEDSVVTLEVAPGVVLKFDRRAIGLKAPVTAASEQPGTPGTTE; encoded by the coding sequence ATGTCGAATGGCGGCTCGCCCATAGCCAGCCTGCTGATCTTCGCCCTGCCCGTGCTCCTCATCATCTTCATGGTGTTCAGCCAGCGGCGGCGTCAGCGCGAGGTCCAGTCCCTCCAGGCCGGTCTGGCGGTGGGTGACGAGGTCTGCACGACCTCGGGTCTGTTCGGCACGGTCCGCTCCCTCGAGGACTCCGTGGTCACCCTCGAGGTGGCCCCCGGCGTCGTCCTGAAGTTCGACCGTCGGGCCATCGGCCTCAAGGCCCCCGTCACCGCGGCGTCCGAGCAGCCGGGCACCCCCGGCACCACCGAGTAG
- the ruvB gene encoding Holliday junction branch migration DNA helicase RuvB — MYEDSSLDATARIVNPVGDTDERTVEMALRPRRLSEFTGQTRVRDQLSLVLEAARRRGTPPDHVLLSGPPGLGKTTLAMLIGTELERPIRITSGPAIQHAGDLAAVLSSLTEGEVLFLDEIHRMSRSAEEMLYLAMEDFRVDVIVGKGPGATAIPLELPPFTVVGATTRAGLLPAPLRDRFGFTGHLDFYATDDLEAILHRSARLLEVSADARGIEEIARRSRGTPRIANRLLRRVRDWAQVHGQDVVDEEAAHAALALFDVDDRGLDRLDRAVLDALCRRFGGGPVGLSTLAVAVGEEADTVETVAEPFLVREGFITRTPRGRAASSLAWDHLGLAAPAGVDRQPALPLDTGEGRFGS; from the coding sequence ATGTACGAGGACTCCTCGCTCGACGCGACCGCCCGGATCGTCAACCCGGTCGGCGACACCGACGAGCGCACCGTCGAGATGGCGCTGCGGCCCCGACGCCTCAGCGAGTTCACCGGCCAGACCCGGGTGCGCGACCAGCTGTCCCTCGTCCTCGAGGCAGCCCGCCGACGCGGCACGCCTCCGGACCACGTCCTGCTCTCCGGCCCGCCCGGGCTCGGCAAGACGACGCTGGCCATGCTCATCGGCACCGAGCTCGAGCGCCCGATCCGCATCACCAGCGGCCCGGCCATCCAGCACGCCGGCGACCTGGCCGCGGTGCTGTCATCCCTCACCGAGGGGGAGGTGCTCTTCCTCGACGAGATCCACCGGATGTCCCGGTCGGCCGAGGAGATGCTCTACCTCGCGATGGAGGACTTCCGTGTCGACGTCATCGTCGGCAAGGGCCCCGGGGCCACGGCGATCCCGCTCGAGCTGCCGCCGTTCACCGTGGTGGGGGCGACGACCCGTGCCGGCCTGCTCCCGGCGCCGCTGCGCGACCGGTTCGGCTTCACCGGCCACCTCGACTTCTACGCCACCGACGACCTCGAGGCGATCCTGCACCGCTCGGCCAGGCTGCTCGAGGTGTCTGCCGACGCGCGAGGGATCGAGGAGATCGCCCGCCGGTCCCGCGGTACGCCCCGGATCGCCAACCGGCTCCTCCGTCGGGTGCGCGACTGGGCCCAGGTGCACGGGCAGGACGTCGTCGACGAGGAGGCCGCCCACGCGGCGCTGGCGCTGTTCGACGTGGACGACCGCGGCCTGGACCGTCTCGACCGCGCCGTCCTCGACGCCCTGTGCCGCCGCTTCGGCGGGGGACCCGTGGGCCTGTCGACCCTCGCGGTCGCCGTCGGCGAGGAGGCCGACACCGTCGAGACCGTGGCCGAGCCCTTCCTCGTCCGCGAGGGGTTCATCACCCGGACCCCACGGGGCCGGGCGGCGTCGTCGCTCGCGTGGGACCACCTCGGTCTCGCAGCTCCGGCCGGGGTGGACCGCCAGCCCGCCCTGCCGCTCGACACCGGCGAGGGACGCTTCGGCTCCTGA
- the ruvA gene encoding Holliday junction branch migration protein RuvA, whose protein sequence is MIASVRGTVQHIGLDRVVVEVGGVGMLLHTTPATASAQHLGHEATLATTLVVREDSLTLYGFGSDDERDIFEQVQTVSGVGPRLALAMLSVLAPDRLRAAVTGSDLATLTKVPGIGKKGAERIVLELRDKIGMASAPAGATPAAPAASGPSWRDQVTEALTGLGYSAKQAEDAVSSVAASAPVEADVSEMLRAALRELGR, encoded by the coding sequence GTGATCGCCTCGGTCCGCGGCACGGTGCAGCACATCGGCCTCGACCGCGTGGTCGTCGAGGTCGGTGGGGTGGGGATGCTCCTGCACACCACTCCTGCCACGGCGTCGGCCCAGCACCTCGGCCACGAGGCGACCCTCGCGACGACCCTCGTGGTCCGCGAGGACTCCCTCACCCTCTACGGCTTCGGCTCGGACGACGAGCGCGACATCTTCGAGCAGGTCCAGACCGTCTCCGGCGTGGGGCCGCGCCTCGCCCTGGCGATGCTGTCGGTGCTGGCCCCCGACCGCCTGCGCGCAGCGGTCACGGGATCGGACCTGGCCACCCTCACCAAGGTGCCCGGCATCGGCAAGAAGGGCGCCGAGCGCATCGTCCTCGAGCTCCGCGACAAGATCGGTATGGCGTCCGCTCCCGCGGGCGCGACGCCCGCCGCCCCGGCGGCCTCGGGTCCCTCCTGGCGCGACCAGGTCACCGAGGCGCTCACGGGTCTCGGCTACTCGGCCAAGCAGGCCGAGGACGCCGTGTCCTCGGTGGCGGCCTCGGCCCCGGTGGAGGCCGACGTCTCCGAGATGCTGCGCGCCGCGCTCCGCGAGCTGGGGCGCTAG
- the ruvC gene encoding crossover junction endodeoxyribonuclease RuvC translates to MRVLGVDPGLTRCGLGVVDSGRGNRLTMVAVGVVRTPGDRDTGERLVYLQDQMDAWLDRFQPDAIALERVYAADHVPTVMTTAQASALALVAAARRGLPLTTHTPTEVKAAVTGSGRADKAQVTAMVTRILELEVAPKPADAADALALAICHHWRGGGDHRLALAAASERARLKAVAARAAESAPRGRATSRAVAR, encoded by the coding sequence GTGCGCGTACTCGGTGTCGACCCCGGCCTCACGCGGTGTGGTCTCGGGGTCGTCGACAGTGGCCGCGGCAACCGGCTCACCATGGTCGCCGTCGGTGTCGTGCGGACCCCCGGCGATCGCGACACGGGGGAGCGCCTGGTCTACCTCCAGGACCAGATGGACGCCTGGCTGGACCGGTTCCAGCCCGATGCCATCGCCCTCGAGCGCGTGTACGCCGCGGACCACGTCCCGACCGTGATGACGACGGCCCAGGCGTCGGCCCTCGCGCTCGTCGCCGCCGCCCGTCGCGGCCTGCCGCTCACCACGCACACCCCGACCGAGGTCAAGGCCGCCGTGACCGGCTCGGGCCGGGCCGACAAGGCCCAGGTGACCGCGATGGTGACCCGGATCCTCGAGCTCGAGGTCGCGCCCAAGCCGGCCGACGCCGCCGACGCCCTCGCGCTGGCCATCTGCCACCACTGGCGCGGGGGTGGTGACCATCGGCTCGCCCTGGCCGCCGCGTCCGAGCGTGCCCGCCTCAAGGCCGTCGCCGCGCGCGCAGCCGAGTCCGCGCCGCGGGGCCGGGCCACGAGCAGGGCGGTGGCCCGGTGA
- a CDS encoding YebC/PmpR family DNA-binding transcriptional regulator, whose product MSGHSKWATTKHKKAAIDAKRGKLFAKLIKNIEVAARGGGGDVTGNPTLYDAIQKAKKSSVPNNNIDNAVKRGSGATAGGSDWETITYEGYAPGGVAVLIECLTDNRNRAAAEVRTALTRNGGQLADPGSVSYVFDRKGVVVVPKGDKTEDDILEVVLEAGADEVNDLGDSYQIISEATDFVAVRKAIQDAGIDYDSAEASWVPNLQVPLDADGARKMIRVIEALEDSDDVQDVFANGDISDEVLAELDDDED is encoded by the coding sequence ATGAGTGGCCACAGCAAATGGGCGACCACGAAGCACAAGAAGGCTGCCATCGATGCCAAGCGCGGCAAGCTCTTCGCCAAGCTGATCAAGAACATCGAGGTCGCGGCTCGTGGCGGTGGCGGTGACGTCACCGGCAACCCGACGCTCTACGACGCCATCCAGAAGGCCAAGAAGTCGTCGGTCCCCAACAACAACATCGACAACGCGGTCAAGCGCGGGTCCGGCGCGACGGCCGGTGGCTCCGACTGGGAGACCATCACCTACGAGGGCTACGCGCCCGGCGGTGTAGCGGTCCTCATCGAGTGCCTCACCGACAACCGCAACCGCGCAGCCGCGGAGGTCCGCACCGCGCTGACCCGCAACGGTGGCCAGCTCGCAGACCCCGGCTCGGTCTCCTACGTCTTCGACCGCAAGGGCGTCGTCGTGGTGCCCAAGGGCGACAAGACCGAGGACGACATCCTCGAGGTGGTCCTCGAGGCCGGCGCCGACGAGGTCAACGACCTCGGCGACAGCTACCAGATCATCTCCGAGGCGACCGACTTCGTGGCCGTGCGGAAGGCGATCCAGGACGCCGGGATCGACTACGACTCCGCAGAGGCCTCCTGGGTGCCGAACCTCCAGGTGCCCCTCGACGCCGACGGCGCCCGCAAGATGATCCGCGTCATCGAGGCCCTCGAGGACTCCGACGACGTCCAGGACGTCTTCGCCAACGGCGACATCAGCGACGAGGTCCTCGCCGAGCTCGACGACGACGAGGACTGA
- the pdxT gene encoding pyridoxal 5'-phosphate synthase glutaminase subunit PdxT: MRVVTAQPTIGVLAVQGDVREHLHAVQQAGAQGTTVRRPRELAEVDALIIPGGESTTMDKLVRAFDLHGPLRERLAAGMPAYGSCAGMIMLADRIADARPDQQTLGGLDITVRRNAFGRQVDSFEEDIHFAGVDGTVRAIFIRAPWVEEASESVEVLARVEEGPAAGRIVAVRQGPLLATSFHPEVSGDHRVHGLFVEIVRNYLVEGKQ; the protein is encoded by the coding sequence ATTCGCGTCGTGACAGCCCAGCCGACCATCGGGGTCCTCGCCGTCCAGGGAGACGTGCGCGAGCACCTGCATGCCGTGCAGCAGGCGGGTGCCCAGGGCACCACCGTGCGCCGGCCGCGCGAGCTGGCCGAGGTGGACGCCCTCATCATCCCCGGCGGGGAGTCGACGACGATGGACAAGCTGGTCCGCGCCTTCGACCTCCACGGCCCGTTGCGGGAGCGGCTCGCCGCCGGCATGCCTGCCTACGGGTCGTGCGCCGGGATGATCATGCTGGCCGACCGCATCGCCGACGCCCGCCCTGACCAGCAGACGCTCGGCGGCCTCGACATCACGGTGCGGCGCAACGCGTTCGGGCGGCAGGTCGACTCCTTCGAGGAGGACATCCACTTCGCCGGCGTCGACGGCACCGTGCGTGCGATCTTCATCCGTGCGCCGTGGGTCGAGGAGGCCAGCGAGTCGGTCGAGGTGCTGGCCCGTGTGGAGGAAGGACCGGCCGCCGGTAGGATCGTCGCCGTTCGTCAAGGACCCCTGCTGGCCACCTCCTTCCACCCGGAGGTGAGTGGTGACCACCGGGTCCACGGACTGTTCGTCGAGATCGTGCGGAACTACCTGGTGGAGGGCAAGCAATGA
- a CDS encoding GNAT family N-acetyltransferase: MSTEVTIRLRRPEDLPALAEVLAAQQSRTGYPQRWPLPFPVEEFLDRPAQLEAWVAELDGSVVGHVAAAAVVPGEMGDVWSAGTGRPLDQLAEVAVLFVDHTTVGRGVGSSLLSTAVEFIRGRGCVPVLDVVQETENAVRLYERRGWQVVGETRPPWLPDTHRPVLLMVLPDDGA, encoded by the coding sequence ATGAGCACCGAGGTGACCATCCGTCTGCGACGCCCGGAGGACCTGCCCGCGCTGGCTGAGGTGCTGGCGGCCCAGCAGTCCCGCACGGGGTACCCGCAGCGGTGGCCGCTGCCCTTCCCCGTGGAGGAGTTCCTCGACCGACCGGCGCAGCTCGAGGCGTGGGTTGCCGAGCTCGACGGGTCGGTGGTGGGGCACGTCGCCGCCGCGGCCGTGGTGCCCGGCGAGATGGGAGACGTGTGGAGCGCGGGTACCGGCCGCCCGCTGGACCAGCTCGCGGAGGTGGCGGTCCTCTTCGTCGACCACACGACGGTGGGGCGCGGCGTGGGCTCGTCGCTGCTGAGCACGGCGGTGGAGTTCATCCGCGGGCGCGGGTGCGTGCCGGTGCTCGACGTAGTGCAGGAGACCGAGAACGCCGTCCGCCTGTACGAGCGTCGGGGCTGGCAGGTGGTCGGCGAGACCAGGCCACCCTGGCTGCCGGACACCCACCGCCCGGTCCTGCTCATGGTGCTGCCCGACGACGGGGCCTGA
- the pdxS gene encoding pyridoxal 5'-phosphate synthase lyase subunit PdxS: protein MSADTTTPASQSSSQPATGTSRVKRGMAEMLKGGVIMDVVNVEQAKIAEDAGAVAVMALERVPADIRAQGGVSRMSDPDMIDGIIEAVSIPVMAKARIGHFVEAQVLQSLGVDYIDESEVLTPADYANHIDKWNFTVPFVCGSTNLGEALRRITEGAAMIRSKGEAGTGDVSNATTHMRKMRDQLRWLQNLPEDELYVAAKELQAPYDLVKEVAEAGKLPVVLFTAGGIATPADAAMMMQLGAEGVFVGSGIFKSGNPAQRAEAIVKATTFFDDPDVIAKVSRGLGEAMVGLNVDEIPEPHRLAERGW from the coding sequence ATGTCCGCCGACACCACCACCCCCGCCTCGCAGTCCTCGTCGCAGCCCGCCACCGGCACGTCCCGCGTCAAGCGCGGCATGGCCGAGATGCTCAAGGGCGGCGTCATCATGGACGTCGTCAACGTCGAGCAGGCCAAGATCGCCGAGGACGCCGGCGCCGTCGCCGTCATGGCGCTCGAGCGCGTGCCCGCCGACATCCGCGCCCAGGGTGGCGTCTCCCGGATGTCCGACCCCGACATGATCGACGGCATCATCGAGGCCGTCTCGATCCCGGTCATGGCCAAGGCCCGCATCGGCCACTTCGTCGAGGCCCAGGTGCTGCAGTCCCTCGGTGTCGACTACATCGACGAGTCCGAGGTGCTGACCCCGGCCGACTACGCCAACCACATCGACAAGTGGAACTTCACGGTGCCCTTCGTCTGCGGCTCGACCAACCTCGGCGAGGCCCTGCGCCGCATCACCGAGGGCGCGGCGATGATCCGCTCCAAGGGAGAGGCCGGCACCGGCGACGTCTCCAACGCCACCACCCACATGCGCAAGATGCGCGACCAGCTCCGCTGGCTCCAGAACCTCCCCGAGGACGAGCTGTACGTCGCGGCCAAGGAGCTCCAGGCGCCGTACGACCTCGTCAAGGAGGTCGCCGAGGCCGGCAAGCTGCCCGTTGTCCTCTTCACCGCCGGTGGCATCGCCACCCCCGCCGACGCCGCGATGATGATGCAGCTCGGCGCCGAGGGCGTCTTCGTCGGGTCCGGCATCTTCAAGTCCGGCAACCCCGCCCAGCGCGCCGAGGCCATCGTCAAGGCCACGACGTTCTTCGACGACCCCGACGTCATCGCCAAGGTCTCGCGTGGCCTCGGCGAGGCCATGGTCGGCCTCAACGTCGACGAGATTCCCGAGCCGCACCGCCTGGCCGAGCGCGGCTGGTGA
- a CDS encoding glycosyltransferase family 4 protein, which produces MRIGIVCPYSFDVPGGVQFHVRDLAEHFLGQGHHASVLAPADEDTPLPDYVESVGRAVPVRYNGSVARLNFGPVTAARVGRWLERGEFDVLHIHEPVTPSIALLALWSAEGPVVATFHTSNLRSRAMQAAYPLLRPSLEKINGRIAVSEDARRTVTTHLGGDAVVIPNGVNVNRFADAQPNPAWVGTEQAPTLAFLGRIDEPRKGLPVLAAALPAVLAKHPGTRVLVAGPGDVEAARERMDPAVAAATEFLGMVSDEDKAALLSSVDAYVAPHTGGESFGIVLVEAMSAGAPVVASDLAAFVRVLDSGRCGAMFANEDPADLARQLLRLLGDPAERQRLRAEGSRRAQVFDWAVVVEDVMAVYETVTHGVDDWREDHPDRVDPADTRWTRLLRGRRGGED; this is translated from the coding sequence GTGAGGATCGGCATCGTCTGCCCCTACTCGTTCGACGTGCCCGGGGGAGTGCAGTTCCACGTGCGCGACCTCGCCGAGCACTTCCTCGGCCAGGGCCACCACGCCTCGGTGCTGGCGCCGGCCGACGAGGACACCCCGTTGCCGGACTACGTCGAGTCCGTGGGCCGGGCGGTCCCCGTCCGGTACAACGGTTCGGTGGCTCGCCTCAACTTCGGCCCCGTGACGGCAGCACGCGTCGGCCGCTGGCTGGAGCGCGGCGAGTTCGACGTGCTCCACATCCATGAACCCGTCACCCCGAGCATCGCCCTGCTCGCGCTCTGGTCCGCCGAGGGGCCGGTCGTGGCCACGTTCCACACCTCCAACCTGCGCTCGCGGGCCATGCAGGCGGCATACCCGCTGCTGCGCCCCAGCCTCGAGAAGATCAACGGCCGCATCGCCGTCTCCGAGGACGCGCGTCGCACCGTCACGACCCACCTCGGGGGTGACGCCGTCGTCATCCCCAACGGCGTCAACGTCAACCGGTTCGCCGATGCGCAGCCGAACCCCGCATGGGTCGGCACCGAGCAGGCGCCGACCCTGGCCTTCCTCGGGCGCATCGACGAGCCCCGCAAGGGCCTGCCCGTGCTGGCCGCCGCGCTGCCGGCAGTGCTCGCGAAGCACCCCGGCACGCGGGTGCTCGTGGCCGGACCCGGTGACGTCGAGGCCGCCCGCGAACGGATGGACCCGGCCGTCGCCGCGGCCACCGAGTTCCTCGGGATGGTCAGCGACGAGGACAAGGCGGCGCTGCTGTCCTCGGTCGACGCGTACGTCGCCCCGCACACCGGCGGAGAGAGCTTCGGCATCGTGCTCGTCGAGGCGATGAGTGCCGGTGCGCCGGTGGTGGCCAGCGACCTCGCGGCCTTCGTCCGGGTGCTCGACTCGGGCCGCTGCGGCGCGATGTTCGCCAACGAGGACCCTGCCGATCTCGCGCGCCAGCTGCTGCGCCTGCTCGGGGACCCGGCCGAGCGCCAGCGGCTGCGGGCCGAGGGCAGCAGGCGGGCGCAGGTCTTCGACTGGGCGGTCGTCGTCGAGGACGTGATGGCCGTCTACGAGACGGTCACGCACGGCGTCGACGACTGGCGCGAGGACCACCCCGACCGGGTCGACCCGGCCGACACGAGGTGGACCCGCCTGCTGCGCGGCCGACGAGGAGGCGAGGACTGA
- a CDS encoding phosphatidylinositol mannoside acyltransferase codes for MSRLGDVLAVTGYRLGWGTVRRLPERTAYAAFDRIADLTVARGGKGVQRLRSNYAKARPELDEAALDALVRAGMRSYLRYYCEAFRLPDRSAADVAAQVRVVGDDAVRAELGAGRPVVCFLGHLGNWDLAGAWGTKALGHVVTVAERLKPEEVYAEFLEFRESLGMTILPLTGGGDVFAQLRGHLASPVLMPLLADRDLTDRGIEVDLLGHRSKMAAGPAALALGSGAALHPVSIHYEPVPGSWRHGLVITFHDRVQVPTTGATRAKAVAMTQQCADALGDAIREHTQDWHMLQRVFLDDLEPRADRPAGAGATS; via the coding sequence GTGAGCCGCCTCGGCGACGTCCTCGCCGTGACCGGCTACCGGCTCGGATGGGGCACCGTCCGACGACTCCCCGAGCGGACCGCGTATGCCGCGTTCGACCGCATCGCCGACCTGACCGTCGCGCGCGGCGGCAAGGGCGTCCAGCGGCTGCGGTCCAACTACGCCAAGGCGCGGCCCGAGCTCGACGAAGCCGCCCTCGATGCGCTGGTGCGGGCGGGGATGCGGTCCTACCTGCGCTACTACTGCGAGGCGTTCCGGCTGCCCGACCGCTCGGCGGCCGACGTCGCCGCGCAGGTCCGCGTCGTCGGCGACGACGCGGTCCGCGCCGAGCTCGGGGCCGGGCGTCCCGTCGTCTGCTTCCTGGGCCACCTGGGCAACTGGGACCTCGCCGGCGCGTGGGGCACCAAGGCCCTGGGTCACGTCGTCACCGTGGCGGAGCGGCTAAAGCCCGAGGAGGTGTATGCCGAGTTCCTCGAGTTCCGCGAGTCGCTCGGCATGACGATCCTGCCGCTCACCGGTGGGGGAGACGTCTTCGCGCAGCTCCGTGGCCACCTGGCCTCACCCGTTCTCATGCCGCTGCTCGCCGACCGCGACCTGACCGACCGCGGCATCGAGGTCGACCTGCTGGGCCACCGTTCGAAGATGGCCGCCGGACCCGCTGCGCTCGCGCTCGGCAGCGGCGCCGCCCTCCACCCGGTGTCGATCCACTACGAACCCGTGCCGGGCTCCTGGCGGCACGGCCTCGTCATCACCTTCCACGACCGGGTGCAGGTGCCGACGACCGGGGCGACCAGGGCCAAGGCCGTGGCCATGACGCAGCAGTGCGCCGACGCACTGGGTGACGCCATCCGTGAGCACACGCAGGACTGGCACATGCTCCAGCGGGTCTTCCTCGACGACCTCGAGCCGCGTGCCGACCGCCCCGCCGGCGCAGGAGCGACGTCGTGA
- the pgsA gene encoding phosphatidylinositol phosphate synthase: MLNKYARALFTTIFTPVARLFLKLGISPDVVTVVGTIGVCVGALAFYPRHEFFWGTIVITLFVFSDTVDGVMARMSGRSGKWGAYLDSTLDRVGDAAIFGGLVLWYAGRGDNFLMAGLALACLILGSVVSYAKARAEGLGFSADVGIAERADRLVVVLATTGLVGIGLPEVVLTVVLALLAVASLITVVQRMLMVRRQALAAAP, translated from the coding sequence ATGCTCAACAAGTACGCGCGCGCGCTCTTCACCACGATCTTCACCCCCGTGGCCCGGCTGTTCCTCAAGCTCGGCATCAGCCCCGACGTGGTGACCGTCGTCGGCACCATCGGCGTCTGCGTCGGTGCCCTCGCCTTCTACCCCCGCCACGAGTTCTTCTGGGGCACGATCGTCATCACCCTCTTCGTGTTCTCCGACACCGTCGACGGCGTGATGGCGCGCATGTCCGGTCGTTCGGGCAAGTGGGGCGCCTACCTCGACTCCACCCTCGACCGGGTCGGCGACGCGGCGATCTTCGGTGGCCTCGTGCTCTGGTACGCCGGCCGCGGCGACAACTTCCTCATGGCCGGGCTCGCGCTCGCCTGCCTCATCCTCGGCAGCGTCGTCTCCTACGCCAAGGCTCGCGCCGAGGGCCTGGGCTTCTCCGCCGACGTGGGCATCGCCGAGCGGGCCGACCGCCTCGTCGTGGTGCTCGCCACCACCGGACTGGTCGGCATCGGCCTGCCCGAGGTCGTGCTGACCGTGGTGCTGGCGCTGCTCGCCGTGGCCAGCCTCATCACCGTGGTCCAGCGGATGCTCATGGTGCGCCGCCAGGCGCTCGCCGCAGCTCCGTGA
- a CDS encoding DUF393 domain-containing protein: MDTAPDSALRERGLLIFDGDCGFCTTSARFLSRWVDRHQRYDVQPWQQLELAPLGVTEADCIEAAQFVRRDGSVVAGHLAIAEGLKHGAPAWRPLGHLITLPGISWLAARAYTWVADHRYALPGGTPACAPKVPAQPQ, from the coding sequence ATGGACACCGCCCCGGACAGCGCCCTCAGGGAGCGCGGCCTGCTCATCTTCGACGGTGACTGCGGCTTCTGCACGACCAGCGCCCGCTTCCTGTCGCGCTGGGTCGACCGCCACCAGCGCTACGACGTGCAGCCCTGGCAGCAGCTCGAGCTGGCCCCGCTCGGCGTGACCGAGGCCGACTGCATCGAGGCTGCGCAGTTCGTGCGCCGGGACGGGTCGGTCGTGGCGGGTCACCTCGCCATCGCCGAGGGTCTCAAGCACGGCGCCCCCGCGTGGCGCCCCCTCGGGCACCTCATCACGCTGCCCGGGATCTCCTGGCTCGCGGCCCGCGCCTACACCTGGGTCGCCGACCACCGGTACGCACTTCCCGGCGGCACCCCGGCGTGCGCGCCCAAGGTTCCCGCCCAGCCTCAGTAG